One window of Brachybacterium ginsengisoli genomic DNA carries:
- a CDS encoding HNH endonuclease signature motif containing protein, giving the protein MIRPSPTDDPSTPPEPEARARLTRSDAEELGTRIQQQAALIAEATCELLLMVGEFEAGDGLSWFSGLKSTAHWLSWSCSMSPGTAREHVRVARALSSMPLTVAEFRAGRLSYSKVREISRVVGRCDEELLVDLARSMTAAQLARTIASFRAIDGSRLGQDAVRQARWQVREDGMVEVRALLPAEMGAEVVTALELALDRDGSAPPSADPSAGASAGPSAGAPAQRSTRPIAHVDELSAEEIAERSAEITTSATLEQRRADALVSVARTFLDAEPDDRSGEDRHLVIVQVSAEALSRDVPAGTPADEDASRSHPSSRDVPAGTPEVCGVLGAGPLEVSTAERLACTGQVAVSITDAGGEILHLGRSRRLASRAQRRALRLRDGTCCFPGCHQSQHLDAHHVVPWSEGGPTDIDGLALLCRRHHVMVHEGGLRLIQENPDAPTSTGRRFAVVDSAGRPVQARWPAMLESLAFRRITDEPLGPSQPDADPERIASTTGGEGFRLADCVDALCGNAVELAA; this is encoded by the coding sequence ATGATCCGCCCCTCACCGACCGACGATCCTTCGACCCCGCCGGAGCCCGAGGCCCGGGCGCGGCTCACGCGCTCCGATGCCGAGGAGCTCGGCACGCGGATCCAGCAGCAGGCCGCCCTGATCGCCGAGGCCACATGCGAGCTGCTGCTGATGGTCGGCGAGTTCGAGGCCGGTGACGGCCTGAGCTGGTTCTCGGGCCTGAAGTCCACGGCGCACTGGCTCTCCTGGTCCTGCTCGATGTCTCCGGGCACCGCCCGGGAGCATGTGCGGGTGGCACGCGCCCTGTCCTCGATGCCGCTGACGGTGGCCGAGTTCCGTGCCGGCAGGCTCTCCTACTCGAAGGTCCGCGAGATCTCCCGGGTGGTCGGCCGCTGCGACGAGGAGCTCCTCGTGGATCTCGCGCGGTCCATGACCGCCGCGCAGCTGGCCCGCACCATCGCCTCCTTCCGCGCGATCGACGGCAGCCGGCTGGGCCAGGACGCCGTGCGCCAGGCCCGCTGGCAGGTGCGCGAGGACGGCATGGTCGAGGTCCGCGCGCTCCTGCCCGCGGAGATGGGCGCCGAGGTGGTCACCGCGCTCGAGCTCGCCCTCGACCGCGACGGCTCGGCCCCGCCGTCGGCTGATCCATCGGCCGGCGCGTCGGCCGGCCCGTCAGCCGGGGCCCCTGCACAGCGCTCGACGCGCCCGATCGCCCACGTGGACGAGCTCTCGGCGGAGGAGATCGCCGAGCGCTCTGCGGAGATCACCACCTCGGCGACGCTCGAGCAGCGCCGGGCCGATGCCCTGGTCAGCGTGGCCCGCACCTTCCTCGACGCTGAACCCGATGACCGCTCGGGCGAGGACCGTCACCTGGTGATCGTCCAGGTCAGCGCGGAGGCGTTGTCCCGAGACGTTCCCGCGGGAACGCCTGCCGACGAGGACGCATCGCGATCGCACCCGTCGTCGCGGGACGTTCCCGCGGGAACGCCCGAGGTCTGCGGAGTGCTCGGAGCGGGCCCGCTCGAGGTGAGCACCGCCGAGCGTCTCGCCTGCACCGGCCAGGTCGCGGTCTCGATCACCGACGCCGGGGGCGAGATCCTCCACCTGGGCAGATCCCGGCGGCTCGCCTCCCGCGCCCAGCGTCGAGCACTGCGCCTGCGGGACGGGACCTGCTGCTTCCCCGGCTGCCACCAGTCGCAGCATCTCGACGCGCATCACGTGGTCCCCTGGTCAGAGGGCGGCCCCACCGACATCGACGGCCTCGCCCTGCTGTGCCGCCGCCATCACGTGATGGTCCACGAGGGCGGTCTGCGCCTGATCCAGGAGAACCCCGACGCCCCGACCTCGACGGGCCGACGCTTCGCGGTGGTCGACTCCGCAGGACGCCCGGTGCAGGCACGATGGCCCGCGATGCTCGAGAGCCTCGCGTTCCGTCGGATCACGGACGAGCCGCTCGGCCCGTCGCAGCCGGACGCCGACCCCGAGCGCATCGCCTCGACGACGGGCGGGGAGGGCTTCCGCCTCGCGGACTGCGTGGACGCACTCTGCGGCAATGCCGTGGAGCTCGCCGCCTGA